A section of the Mycobacterium sp. 3519A genome encodes:
- a CDS encoding LuxR C-terminal-related transcriptional regulator has protein sequence MRLKWPLIGRSEEMQTIVAAVTDPGLAGILVSGPAGVGKSRIVREGLASIAAQGFEPRWAVGTMSARKLPLGAFAPWTGSASNDRLQLVRSVIDSVTAAPAGTKVVLGVDDVHLLDELSTFVLQQIVQRDAAKVVLTVREGERVPTEIYEIWRGGQFDRLDLQPLSADDINQLLAEALGGPVDPDAATRLWKLTRGNALYLRNIVEQEIADGRITQQSGFWQWIGEPCMPRGLVELIESRFSGLSHTVGEVVDALAVGEPLGMSTLRRIADPDAIEEAHVRGLITVDELDDELEVRLAHPLYGEVRRARSPETRLRRLRGRVAAELAATPGSDEMSMVVRRASLILDSDLTPDTELLLKAAGGAVWVGDLRLADRLAKAAIRAGGSPRAYFLRAHALSWFPAGAEAEAVLAELTGLELTDDDRGRLAYMRALNMLWAVGDATRAKQIIDDAAHGACPRLWIDAFLTVYWFALDQPQEAIAASKNLLLENLPAVAGAETAWALAVVLADTGKAAEAAAVADTGYALAARFFDSPQMRFNIADAHVSALLLTGEFTQGLAVAQRVREQGAELPGAAQLVGTAIAGRAALFAGQLDEACTLLGTAAPALSASGNEMGWGYRYHVPYATALAMRGATDQAAAVLDSLAKIRRPFRKLDYEQSLARAWLAAGQGALTEAVTTVLSAAEKAKAKDQFGAEVMCLQTAVQFGDASAASRLAELASMVEGPRAPLAARFASALATADAAELSVISEEFEKAGDLVAAVDAAAHACIAFRQGELRGSALGCSARAEALARRCGGISTPALREVSEPLPLTGREREIVRLLGSGYSTKEVAERLCVSARTVEGHIYRAMMKTGAATRDELVKMVFPDR, from the coding sequence GTGCGGTTGAAGTGGCCATTGATCGGCCGCTCCGAGGAGATGCAGACCATCGTGGCGGCCGTGACGGATCCAGGCCTGGCGGGCATTTTGGTCAGCGGGCCCGCAGGTGTGGGCAAAAGCCGCATCGTGCGCGAGGGGCTGGCGTCGATCGCGGCGCAGGGGTTTGAGCCACGCTGGGCGGTCGGCACGATGTCGGCGCGCAAACTGCCGCTCGGTGCGTTCGCGCCGTGGACCGGTTCGGCCTCCAACGACCGGCTCCAACTGGTGCGCAGCGTCATCGACTCGGTGACGGCCGCGCCGGCGGGCACCAAGGTCGTCCTGGGCGTCGACGACGTCCATTTGCTCGACGAACTGTCGACCTTCGTCCTGCAACAGATCGTGCAGCGCGACGCCGCCAAGGTGGTGCTCACGGTCCGGGAGGGTGAACGCGTCCCCACCGAGATCTACGAGATATGGCGGGGCGGCCAGTTCGACCGCCTGGACTTGCAGCCCCTTTCGGCTGACGACATCAACCAATTGCTGGCCGAAGCGCTCGGCGGACCGGTAGATCCCGACGCGGCGACCAGGCTGTGGAAGCTGACCCGCGGCAATGCGCTGTATTTGCGCAACATCGTCGAGCAGGAGATCGCCGACGGCCGGATCACGCAGCAGAGCGGCTTCTGGCAGTGGATCGGCGAGCCCTGTATGCCAAGGGGCCTCGTCGAGTTGATCGAGTCCCGCTTCAGCGGGCTGTCGCACACCGTCGGTGAGGTCGTCGACGCGCTGGCGGTCGGAGAACCGCTGGGGATGTCGACGCTGCGGCGGATCGCGGATCCCGATGCGATCGAGGAGGCACACGTTCGCGGCCTGATCACGGTCGACGAACTCGACGACGAGCTGGAGGTGCGGCTGGCTCACCCGCTCTACGGTGAGGTGCGACGGGCCCGCTCACCGGAGACCAGGTTGCGACGACTGCGCGGACGGGTCGCGGCGGAACTGGCGGCGACACCGGGCAGCGACGAGATGAGCATGGTCGTGCGCCGGGCCTCGCTGATTCTCGACTCCGATCTGACGCCCGACACCGAGCTGTTGCTGAAGGCGGCTGGCGGCGCGGTCTGGGTTGGGGATCTTCGGTTGGCCGACCGGTTGGCCAAGGCTGCGATCCGCGCCGGCGGCTCTCCGCGGGCGTATTTCCTTCGCGCGCATGCGTTGTCGTGGTTCCCGGCCGGCGCTGAGGCCGAGGCCGTGTTGGCGGAGTTGACTGGGTTGGAGCTGACTGACGACGACCGCGGTCGACTCGCCTACATGCGCGCCCTGAACATGCTGTGGGCGGTCGGCGATGCCACGCGCGCGAAACAGATCATCGACGACGCCGCGCACGGTGCGTGCCCTCGGCTGTGGATCGACGCCTTCCTCACCGTGTACTGGTTTGCTCTCGATCAACCACAGGAAGCGATCGCAGCGTCGAAAAACCTTCTGCTGGAGAACCTCCCGGCGGTCGCGGGCGCCGAGACGGCGTGGGCGCTCGCGGTGGTGCTTGCCGACACCGGAAAGGCTGCCGAAGCGGCGGCCGTCGCGGACACCGGCTACGCCTTGGCCGCACGCTTTTTCGACTCGCCGCAGATGCGGTTCAACATCGCCGACGCGCACGTGAGCGCTCTGCTGTTGACCGGCGAGTTCACGCAGGGACTTGCGGTGGCGCAACGGGTCCGCGAGCAGGGCGCCGAGCTGCCGGGTGCGGCGCAACTCGTGGGCACGGCGATCGCCGGTCGCGCCGCACTGTTCGCGGGCCAATTGGACGAGGCGTGCACCTTGTTGGGGACCGCGGCGCCTGCGCTGTCCGCATCCGGGAACGAGATGGGTTGGGGGTACCGCTACCACGTCCCCTATGCGACCGCACTGGCCATGCGTGGGGCCACCGATCAGGCGGCCGCTGTGCTGGATTCGCTCGCCAAGATTCGTCGCCCGTTCCGCAAGCTGGACTACGAGCAGAGCCTGGCGCGGGCATGGCTGGCGGCGGGCCAGGGCGCGCTGACCGAGGCGGTCACCACCGTGCTGTCGGCCGCGGAAAAGGCGAAGGCGAAGGACCAATTCGGTGCCGAAGTGATGTGCCTGCAGACCGCGGTGCAGTTCGGCGACGCGTCAGCCGCCAGCCGACTGGCCGAGCTGGCCTCGATGGTCGAAGGGCCGCGGGCCCCGCTGGCCGCCCGGTTCGCATCGGCGCTGGCAACGGCTGATGCCGCCGAATTATCGGTTATCTCAGAGGAATTCGAGAAAGCCGGCGACCTCGTCGCGGCGGTGGACGCCGCCGCGCACGCCTGCATCGCCTTCCGCCAAGGCGAACTGCGCGGATCGGCACTTGGCTGTTCGGCGCGGGCCGAGGCATTGGCACGGCGGTGCGGCGGCATCAGTACGCCGGCACTGCGTGAGGTCAGCGAGCCGCTGCCGCTGACGGGACGTGAACGGGAGATCGTGCGACTGCTCGGCTCCGGATATTCGACGAAGGAGGTGGCCGAGCGGTTGTGCGTCTCTGCGCGCACCGTGGAAGGCCACATCTACCGGGCGATGATGAAAACCGGCGCGGCGACCCGCGACGAGCTCGTCAAGATGGTGTTCCCCGACCGGTAG
- a CDS encoding MFS transporter, with protein MMTGKRGPLFVILFAALMAGAGNGISIVAFPWLVLQRNGSALSASIVAMAGTLPLLAATLIAGAAVDYLGRRRVSMISDALSAMSVAAVPVLALTFGANVINVGVLATLAALGALFDPAGMTARETMLPEASARAGWTLDHANSVYEAIFNLAYIVGPGIGGLLIATLGGVNTMWVTAAAFVLSIAAIAGLRLEGAGKPDRAALPEGVWAGIVEGLKFVWHNKVLRTLAIVDLTATGLYMPMESVLFPKYFTDRNEPAQLGWVLMALSIGGLVGALGYAVLSKYSRRRTVMLTAVLTLGVAMTIIAFLPPLPVILVLCAVVGLVYGPIAPIYNYVMQTRAPQHLRGRVVGVMGSLAYAAGPLGLIVAGPLADAAGLHATFLALSLPMLVLGLAAIVMPALRELDRQPE; from the coding sequence ATGATGACCGGCAAGCGCGGCCCCCTGTTCGTCATTCTGTTCGCCGCGCTGATGGCCGGCGCCGGAAACGGTATCTCGATCGTGGCGTTCCCCTGGCTTGTGTTGCAGCGCAACGGTTCCGCGCTGAGCGCATCGATCGTGGCGATGGCGGGCACGCTGCCGCTGCTGGCCGCGACGCTGATCGCCGGTGCCGCCGTCGACTATCTCGGCCGCAGGCGGGTGTCGATGATCTCCGATGCCCTCTCGGCGATGTCGGTCGCGGCGGTGCCGGTGCTGGCGCTGACGTTCGGGGCGAATGTGATCAACGTCGGGGTGCTGGCCACGCTGGCGGCGCTCGGCGCACTATTCGACCCGGCCGGGATGACGGCGCGCGAGACGATGCTGCCCGAGGCGTCCGCCCGCGCCGGGTGGACGTTGGACCACGCCAACAGCGTCTACGAAGCGATCTTCAACCTGGCCTACATCGTCGGGCCCGGTATCGGCGGCCTGCTGATCGCCACACTGGGCGGCGTCAACACCATGTGGGTCACCGCGGCGGCGTTCGTGCTGTCGATCGCGGCGATCGCCGGCCTGCGGTTGGAGGGCGCAGGCAAGCCGGACCGTGCGGCGCTGCCGGAAGGGGTGTGGGCAGGCATCGTCGAGGGTTTGAAGTTCGTGTGGCACAACAAGGTGCTGCGCACGCTGGCCATCGTCGACCTGACCGCCACCGGGCTGTACATGCCGATGGAGTCGGTTCTCTTCCCGAAGTACTTCACCGATCGCAACGAACCGGCGCAACTGGGGTGGGTGCTGATGGCGTTGAGCATCGGCGGTCTGGTCGGCGCGCTGGGCTATGCGGTGCTGTCGAAGTACTCGCGCAGGCGGACCGTGATGTTGACCGCGGTCCTGACGCTGGGCGTGGCGATGACGATCATCGCGTTCCTGCCGCCGCTGCCGGTGATCCTGGTGCTGTGTGCGGTGGTCGGGTTGGTGTACGGGCCGATCGCGCCGATCTACAACTACGTCATGCAGACCCGCGCACCCCAGCATCTGCGGGGCCGGGTGGTCGGCGTGATGGGCTCGCTGGCCTACGCCGCGGGGCCGTTGGGCCTGATCGTCGCAGGTCCGCTGGCCGACGCGGCAGGCCTGCATGCCACGTTCCTGGCGTTGTCGCTGCCGATGCTGGTGCTCGGGCTGGCCGCGATCGTCATGCCTGCGTTGCGGGAGCTGGACCGGCAACCGGAGTAG
- a CDS encoding uracil-DNA glycosylase: MKLAHPRTGALFDSPVPPGAGWPGDPATARTAVARTQAQVVSMAAAVRTVDELDAEISVCRACPRLVEWREEVAVVKRKSFADQPYWGRPIPGWGSSRPRILITGLAPAAHGGNRTGRVFTGDRSGDFLFAALHRAGLANQAESVDAADGLMLNDTRVAAAVRCAPPGNAPTPAERVTCAPWLDAEWRLIGSEVRVIIALGGFGWRAALQMVGGAPTPAPKFGHGATATLGEVTLIGCYHPSQQNTFTGRLTPQMLDDIFALARERAAQRRR, encoded by the coding sequence GTGAAACTGGCCCATCCGCGTACCGGCGCGCTGTTCGATTCGCCTGTCCCTCCCGGCGCTGGCTGGCCCGGTGATCCCGCCACCGCCCGCACCGCAGTGGCGCGCACGCAGGCGCAGGTCGTGTCGATGGCGGCCGCGGTCAGGACCGTCGATGAGCTGGACGCGGAGATCTCGGTGTGCCGCGCCTGCCCGCGCCTGGTCGAGTGGCGCGAAGAGGTGGCCGTCGTCAAGCGCAAGTCGTTCGCCGACCAGCCGTACTGGGGTCGCCCGATTCCGGGTTGGGGGTCGTCGCGGCCACGCATATTGATCACCGGCCTGGCGCCTGCCGCGCACGGCGGCAACCGCACCGGCAGGGTGTTCACCGGTGACAGGTCGGGTGACTTCCTGTTCGCGGCACTGCATCGGGCAGGTCTGGCGAATCAGGCCGAAAGCGTCGATGCTGCAGATGGGTTGATGCTCAACGACACTCGGGTGGCTGCTGCGGTGCGATGCGCCCCGCCGGGCAATGCGCCGACGCCTGCCGAACGCGTGACGTGCGCACCCTGGCTGGACGCCGAGTGGCGGTTGATCGGCTCCGAGGTGCGGGTGATCATCGCGCTCGGCGGTTTCGGTTGGCGGGCCGCGCTGCAGATGGTGGGCGGCGCGCCGACACCGGCGCCGAAGTTCGGGCACGGCGCGACGGCCACGCTCGGTGAGGTGACGCTGATCGGCTGCTACCACCCGAGTCAGCAGAACACGTTCACCGGCAGGCTGACCCCGCAGATGCTCGACGACATCTTCGCGCTGGCCCGGGAACGAGCAGCGCAACGGAGGCGTTGA
- a CDS encoding LLM class flavin-dependent oxidoreductase, whose translation MRLSVLDLVPVRTDQTTSDALAATTHLAQTADRLGYTRYWIAEHHNMPAVAATSPPVLIAHLAAQTSQLRLGSGGVMLPNHAPLAVAEQFALLEAAHPGRIDLGIGRAPGSDPVTSLALRGAAGRDDRDIEAFPQYLDDVVALMGTRGVRVPLPRDLMRENYILKATPAAASEPKLWLLGSSMYSAHLAAAKGLPYVFAHHFSGQGTAEALEVYRSEFRPSDLAPEPLTFLTVNAVVAETRDEAMALLLPNLQMMGRLRTGQPLGALDLVEDAQRQVMTPQAQRVVEGALQRAVVGTPTEAAEQVRALAEQFDVDEVMVNPVASAHRGTDPATAPARDVTLELLAKELF comes from the coding sequence ATGCGACTTTCCGTTCTCGACCTGGTGCCGGTGCGCACAGACCAGACGACGTCCGATGCCCTGGCTGCGACCACGCACCTCGCACAGACGGCCGACCGCCTCGGTTACACCCGCTACTGGATCGCCGAACACCACAACATGCCTGCGGTGGCCGCCACCAGCCCACCGGTGCTGATCGCGCACCTGGCCGCGCAGACGTCGCAGCTGCGACTCGGGTCGGGCGGGGTGATGCTGCCCAACCATGCGCCGCTGGCCGTCGCGGAGCAGTTCGCCCTGCTCGAGGCGGCCCACCCCGGGCGCATCGACCTCGGGATCGGCAGGGCGCCGGGCTCCGATCCGGTCACGTCGCTGGCGCTGCGCGGCGCGGCGGGCCGCGACGACAGGGACATCGAGGCGTTCCCGCAGTATCTCGACGACGTGGTCGCGCTGATGGGCACCCGCGGCGTGCGGGTGCCGCTACCGCGGGACCTGATGCGCGAGAACTACATCCTCAAGGCGACACCGGCGGCGGCCTCAGAACCGAAGCTGTGGCTGCTTGGCTCGTCGATGTACTCCGCGCACCTGGCCGCGGCCAAGGGCCTGCCGTATGTGTTCGCACATCACTTCTCGGGGCAGGGCACCGCCGAGGCGTTGGAGGTCTACCGGTCGGAGTTCCGGCCGAGCGACCTGGCGCCCGAACCGCTGACATTCCTGACCGTCAACGCGGTGGTGGCCGAAACCCGGGACGAGGCAATGGCTTTGCTGCTGCCGAATCTGCAGATGATGGGCAGGCTGCGGACGGGTCAACCGCTCGGCGCGCTGGATCTGGTGGAGGACGCGCAGCGTCAGGTGATGACGCCGCAGGCACAGCGCGTGGTCGAGGGCGCGCTGCAGCGCGCGGTCGTTGGCACTCCGACGGAGGCGGCCGAGCAGGTGCGCGCGCTGGCTGAGCAGTTCGACGTCGACGAGGTGATGGTCAACCCGGTCGCGTCGGCGCACCGCGGGACGGATCCCGCGACGGCGCCGGCGCGCGACGTCACTCTCGAGCTGCTGGCCAAGGAGTTGTTCTGA
- a CDS encoding IS110 family transposase: MIRERTSVGLDVHARSVVACGLDRETGEVVERRLTPDHRGILSWIEGLPGPVAVTYEAGPTGFCLARALEAAGIECQVAAPSKLIRPAGDRVKTDARDAAHLARLLHLGQITAVTVPTAEQEAARDLVRAREDCRGDLMAARHRLSKLLLRQGIVYYDGKTWTGRHEVWLRQQRFDRPALQLTYDAAFDAMTACVDRRERLEAAIEALAADSEFTPVVRRLGCIRGIATLTAFGLATEIGDWHRLSGRTIGAYLGLVPSECSSGSSRVQGEVTKTGNKHVRRLLVEAAWHHRSPYRPGPMLRRRWDLASPAARARGQAANRRLHQRWTNFDQRRKRSVVANIAVARELAGWCWSLAVLDQ; encoded by the coding sequence GTGATACGTGAGCGTACGAGTGTTGGTTTGGATGTGCACGCACGTTCAGTCGTTGCGTGCGGTTTGGATCGGGAAACCGGTGAAGTCGTTGAGCGGCGGCTGACACCGGACCATCGCGGCATCCTCTCGTGGATCGAGGGTTTACCGGGACCGGTGGCGGTGACCTATGAGGCCGGTCCGACCGGATTCTGTCTGGCACGGGCCCTGGAGGCGGCGGGGATCGAGTGTCAGGTCGCGGCGCCCTCGAAACTGATCCGCCCGGCCGGGGATCGAGTCAAGACCGATGCTCGCGATGCCGCGCATCTGGCTCGGCTGTTGCATCTCGGTCAGATCACCGCGGTCACGGTCCCCACCGCTGAGCAGGAAGCGGCCCGCGATCTGGTGCGGGCACGGGAAGACTGCCGCGGCGATCTGATGGCCGCGCGGCACCGGCTGTCGAAACTGCTTCTGCGGCAGGGAATCGTGTATTACGACGGGAAGACCTGGACCGGACGTCATGAGGTGTGGTTGCGCCAGCAACGTTTCGACAGGCCTGCATTGCAGTTGACCTATGACGCTGCGTTTGACGCCATGACGGCGTGTGTGGATCGACGGGAACGGTTGGAGGCAGCGATCGAGGCACTGGCCGCCGATAGCGAGTTCACCCCCGTGGTGCGACGGCTGGGATGTATCCGCGGGATCGCCACGCTGACGGCGTTCGGGTTGGCGACCGAGATCGGGGACTGGCACCGGTTGTCTGGCCGCACCATTGGTGCCTACCTGGGCCTGGTCCCGTCCGAATGCTCTTCCGGTAGCAGTCGAGTACAGGGCGAGGTGACCAAGACCGGCAACAAGCACGTACGACGGCTGCTGGTCGAAGCGGCGTGGCACCACCGCAGCCCGTACCGGCCGGGGCCGATGTTGCGTCGTCGTTGGGATCTGGCGTCCCCGGCGGCACGGGCTCGCGGACAAGCCGCCAACCGACGCCTGCATCAGCGGTGGACCAATTTCGATCAACGCCGGAAACGTTCCGTGGTCGCCAACATCGCGGTGGCCAGAGAACTGGCCGGCTGGTGCTGGTCGCTGGCGGTACTCGACCAGTAG
- a CDS encoding nitroreductase family deazaflavin-dependent oxidoreductase: MSGMPAWEKYIGLPLLMLHDKIYKGTNGRIGHRILPGTPPNLLLHTVGAKTGIQRTNSLTYAKDGDNYLVVASKGGDPKAPGWYHNLKANPNIEINVGPKRFAGTAKPVLPEDPDYARLWQIVNKNNANRYEGYQKRTSRPIPVVVLQP; the protein is encoded by the coding sequence ATGAGTGGGATGCCCGCATGGGAGAAGTACATCGGCCTGCCGTTGCTGATGTTGCACGACAAGATCTACAAGGGCACGAACGGCCGGATCGGACACCGCATCCTGCCCGGCACCCCGCCGAACCTGCTGCTGCACACCGTCGGCGCGAAGACCGGGATCCAACGGACGAATTCGCTGACCTACGCCAAGGACGGCGACAACTACCTGGTGGTCGCGTCGAAGGGCGGCGACCCCAAGGCGCCGGGCTGGTATCACAACCTCAAAGCCAATCCCAACATCGAAATCAATGTCGGCCCAAAGCGATTCGCGGGGACCGCGAAGCCGGTACTACCGGAGGACCCGGACTACGCGCGACTGTGGCAGATCGTCAACAAGAACAACGCCAACCGGTATGAGGGGTACCAGAAGCGCACGTCGCGACCGATCCCGGTGGTCGTGCTGCAGCCTTAG
- a CDS encoding HIT family protein — protein sequence MSCVFCAIVAGDAPAIRIYEDDDYLAILDIRPFTRGHTLVIPKRHTDDLTDTPPDTVADLVRIGQRIARAARRSGLHADGNNVVINDGKAAFQSVFHIHLHVLPRQNGDKLSFAKGMLLRKDPDREESGRLLREALAELDSATQD from the coding sequence ATGTCCTGTGTTTTCTGTGCGATCGTCGCCGGCGACGCTCCGGCCATCCGGATCTACGAGGACGACGACTACCTGGCAATCCTCGACATCCGCCCGTTCACCCGCGGTCACACGCTGGTCATCCCCAAACGCCACACCGACGACCTGACGGACACGCCGCCGGACACCGTCGCCGACCTGGTGCGCATCGGTCAGCGGATCGCCCGCGCCGCGCGCCGGTCGGGGCTGCACGCCGACGGCAACAACGTCGTCATCAACGACGGCAAGGCCGCATTCCAGTCGGTGTTTCATATCCACCTGCATGTGCTGCCCCGGCAGAACGGCGACAAGCTGTCGTTCGCCAAGGGCATGCTGCTGCGCAAGGATCCGGATCGCGAAGAGTCCGGGCGGTTGTTGCGCGAGGCCCTAGCGGAACTGGACTCGGCTACGCAAGACTGA
- a CDS encoding glyoxalase/bleomycin resistance/extradiol dioxygenase family protein: MSSNAIPEGYTSLTPFLCVDGAAAAIDFYVSVFGAKLVDRMDGPDGTVAHAELDFGNGRLQLGDPAEAYQIAAPDPAAPATHSVALYCEDVDAVVAKAEQAGATIREPAQTFVTGDRFASILDPFGQRWTVMTRVEDVSADERDRRLAEWAKENVGG; the protein is encoded by the coding sequence ATGAGTAGCAACGCAATTCCGGAGGGCTACACCAGCCTGACCCCGTTTCTCTGCGTCGATGGTGCGGCGGCCGCGATCGACTTCTACGTGTCGGTGTTCGGCGCCAAACTGGTCGACCGAATGGACGGCCCCGACGGCACGGTCGCGCACGCCGAACTCGACTTCGGCAACGGCCGCCTGCAACTCGGTGACCCGGCGGAGGCCTATCAGATCGCCGCACCAGACCCGGCGGCACCGGCCACCCACTCGGTGGCCCTCTACTGCGAAGACGTCGACGCAGTCGTCGCCAAGGCCGAGCAGGCGGGAGCGACCATCCGCGAGCCTGCGCAGACCTTCGTCACCGGCGACCGGTTCGCCTCGATCCTCGACCCGTTCGGTCAGCGCTGGACCGTGATGACCCGCGTCGAGGACGTCTCCGCTGACGAACGCGACCGCCGCTTGGCCGAGTGGGCCAAGGAAAACGTCGGTGGCTAA
- a CDS encoding helix-turn-helix domain-containing protein produces MGARNVVAHAAPERGVVGRAASTSVFDLERWAPSGDAARFVEHYWSVHWDLDDPFDSTVITFPAVHLTNEWGDDGTRHGHALPAVLLHGVVERVFRTTIRGTGTVVGARFHPGGFTARYGRDAASLTGRVERAEELLTDAPQDVESCVAAMESAIGSEAPLDDTYALLRPLVERIRDDDRLHRVEQVMQFSPWSARTTQRVFRRYVGVPVKWVLCRYRLQQAALEIESTPGIDHADLAVRLGWYDQAHFINDFRAMLGTTPGEYAAAHGS; encoded by the coding sequence ATGGGTGCTCGCAACGTCGTGGCACACGCCGCACCCGAACGCGGTGTGGTCGGTCGTGCGGCGTCCACCTCGGTGTTCGACCTCGAACGCTGGGCGCCGTCGGGCGATGCCGCCCGGTTTGTCGAGCACTACTGGTCGGTCCACTGGGACCTCGACGACCCGTTCGACAGCACGGTCATCACGTTCCCCGCGGTGCACCTGACGAACGAGTGGGGCGATGACGGGACGCGGCATGGCCACGCCCTGCCCGCCGTGCTGCTGCACGGGGTGGTGGAGCGAGTCTTCCGCACGACGATCCGCGGTACCGGCACCGTCGTCGGGGCCCGCTTCCACCCCGGTGGGTTCACGGCCCGCTACGGCCGCGACGCCGCATCGTTGACCGGCCGGGTGGAGCGCGCCGAGGAACTGCTGACCGATGCCCCGCAGGACGTCGAGAGTTGTGTGGCGGCAATGGAATCCGCGATCGGATCCGAAGCGCCGCTTGACGACACGTACGCGCTGCTGCGCCCGTTGGTGGAACGGATCCGCGACGACGACCGGCTGCACCGGGTGGAGCAGGTGATGCAGTTCTCGCCGTGGAGCGCGCGGACCACGCAGCGGGTGTTCCGCCGCTACGTCGGTGTGCCGGTCAAATGGGTGCTGTGCCGGTACCGGCTGCAGCAGGCCGCACTCGAGATCGAGAGCACTCCGGGCATCGACCATGCCGACCTGGCGGTTCGGCTCGGCTGGTACGACCAGGCGCACTTCATCAACGACTTCCGCGCCATGCTGGGCACCACACCGGGTGAATACGCTGCGGCCCATGGAAGTTAG
- a CDS encoding amidase — MDSNELAFAGAAQQARLLADGVITAPALLDVYLDRIRRIDRELRSYRVVLTDSAREEAAAAQARLVAGERLPLLGVPIAIKDDVDVAGEVTTYGTAAHGPAVGQDAEAVRRLRDAGAVIIGKTAVPEMMIYSFTETVTYGATRNPWNTDYTAGGSSGGSGAAVAAGLASMALGSDGMGSIRIPSTWCGLFGIKPQRDRVPLAPHDDAWNGLSVNGPMARTVEDAALFLDATAPGNDFVAAANRPPGRLRIALSTKVPPPLTARVGKAQRAAVEEAGVLLRELGHEVVTRDPDYPPSGVYGQGLPRYFRGVADDVATLPHPGRLERRTRAFARIGALISDRRMNAIRGAESQVAERVLSIFDDVDVVVTPGTAAGPSRVGAYQRRGAIATLALVAQRVPFQAMFNVTGQPAAVVPWDLDGDGVPTSIQLVGRPSDEATLLSLGAQIEQARPWAQRRPPVS; from the coding sequence GTGGACAGCAATGAGCTCGCGTTCGCCGGTGCCGCTCAGCAGGCCCGGCTGCTCGCCGACGGTGTCATCACGGCGCCTGCCCTGCTGGACGTCTACCTCGACCGGATCCGCCGGATCGACCGCGAGCTGAGGTCATACCGCGTGGTGCTGACCGACAGTGCTCGAGAGGAGGCCGCCGCCGCGCAGGCCCGGTTGGTTGCGGGGGAGCGGTTGCCGCTGCTCGGCGTGCCGATCGCCATCAAGGACGACGTGGACGTCGCCGGTGAAGTGACGACCTACGGCACCGCCGCACACGGGCCCGCCGTGGGGCAGGATGCCGAGGCGGTGCGACGACTGCGGGACGCAGGCGCGGTCATCATCGGCAAGACCGCAGTGCCCGAGATGATGATCTACTCGTTCACCGAGACCGTCACGTATGGTGCCACCCGCAATCCATGGAATACCGACTACACGGCGGGCGGCAGTAGCGGTGGCAGCGGCGCGGCGGTGGCGGCCGGGTTGGCGTCGATGGCGCTGGGGTCCGACGGCATGGGGTCGATCCGGATTCCGTCGACGTGGTGCGGGCTGTTCGGGATCAAGCCGCAGCGCGACCGGGTGCCGCTGGCGCCGCACGACGACGCGTGGAACGGGTTGAGCGTCAACGGGCCGATGGCGCGGACGGTGGAGGACGCCGCGCTGTTTCTCGACGCGACGGCGCCGGGCAACGACTTCGTGGCGGCAGCCAACCGTCCGCCCGGCCGGTTGCGGATTGCGTTGAGCACCAAGGTTCCTCCGCCGCTGACCGCGCGCGTCGGTAAGGCGCAGCGGGCCGCGGTCGAGGAGGCGGGCGTGTTGCTGCGGGAACTGGGTCACGAGGTGGTGACGCGGGATCCCGATTATCCGCCGTCGGGGGTGTACGGGCAGGGTTTGCCGCGGTACTTCCGTGGGGTGGCCGACGACGTGGCGACGCTGCCACACCCGGGTCGGCTCGAACGCCGCACTCGCGCCTTTGCGAGGATCGGCGCGTTGATCTCGGATCGGCGGATGAACGCCATCCGCGGCGCGGAAAGCCAAGTGGCCGAACGTGTGCTGTCGATCTTCGACGACGTCGACGTGGTCGTCACACCCGGTACGGCGGCAGGTCCGTCGCGCGTCGGGGCGTACCAGCGGCGAGGCGCGATCGCGACATTGGCGCTCGTGGCACAGCGCGTCCCGTTCCAGGCCATGTTCAACGTGACAGGCCAACCCGCCGCGGTGGTGCCATGGGATCTGGACGGCGACGGTGTGCCGACCTCAATCCAGCTGGTGGGCAGGCCATCTGACGAGGCGACGTTGCTGTCGCTGGGGGCGCAGATCGAGCAGGCCCGGCCGTGGGCGCAGCGCCGCCCGCCGGTGTCTTAG